In Colias croceus chromosome 8, ilColCroc2.1, the genomic window ttattgttctaTTTAATTGAAACTTTACATGTTATGAGATAATTAAATggtaataataagtttatagtTAAGTAGGTAACCAGCCCATATCAAATTGGTACGAAGGCGGAAAgtattataaagtttattgaaCGGAACGCTGTGTAGCAGGCAGAAGTTTACTGAACTAATTACATGTTAACCCGCAATGCGGCTATGGACTGAATCAAGGGTCAAGTCATTAGCTAGTACCTAGCAACACTGCAATGGCGATGTGTGGGctatataaaaagttttagtATCCGTTTAGAGGGCTTTAGTATCCAAATTACATAAaagttttatacatataatcaATCACTATATACATAAGAGTACAACGGGTTATCATCACATTAAGACTACCTAAGTAATATAAGCGGagaaatgcgggtaaaaccgcggggcaagGCTAATTTTAAAACGATATCTCTTTTAAAAATCCTTATTGATATACCTATGATTTAGAAGATAATTAAACTAAAGAGTAGCATAACAGCGatgattgaaatattttttgattcGATTGCATCtctattaatttatgaaaatgaaatgaaatttaagcttaaaactaaaaaagaaAGTTATTCAATACACTGTACACATATTAAGCGAagtagttcaggatacatcgcccatttttgcaagtgactactatcaagctaattttccgtttgtagctttattttgatgagacgcccaataatttcgtgtacgaaagtctcgattgtggtagctaacagagataacaaggataaaaaattttgatttgatggttctcaaatatttattactaactgaatgaattttttttgttcaatctcaagataattacctaaattattcgaaataatatttgtcctacaaaatctatggtttgttcaaagagtccccctttccaaagtgtatcgataacgaggtcatcataaatgattactaacaagctgatttttttgttttcatttagttaatgtttatataattcaacagacatattgtcctacaaattgcgtaataaatatttgagaaccatcaaatcaaaaatttttatccttgttatctctgttagctaccacaatcgagagtttcgtacacgaaattattcggtgtctcatcaaaataaagctacaaacggaaaatcagcttgatagtagtcacttgcaaaaatgggcgatgtatcctgaactaaagATGAGAAGCTTTTTCATGTTTTTGTAAGTGCAGggtgtttgttttgtttttaatcatACATTGATGAATAGGTTATATAAGTGCATACCTTGCTATTCACGGCGAGGCCGTTGCCTGCCGCCACTGCAGACCCCTCGCTTTCCGCCACGGCAACTTCACAGAAACACTATGTGTTCACTGAAACTAGACTTTTTACTGTTTTTTcccttattttatatttataagacaAACTCTAGTGAAACGACCTAGCTTGGTTGTATAGTCTATTGATTGTACATGTGAAATGTGAGCATGCGCGAACTCCACCGACagtgaaaatataatactaataccgatttcaaaaataattaatattgtcctcttgtattttgttattaccaaaaaattacaacaaatAACAGGGAGGATCAACTACGTTTACTCACGTGTGATTATTTTTAGTGCATGAAAAAAAAGCATTAATTTCAGGCTGCTCTTTgcttttatgataatatgtaggtataagtaggtaggtaggtacctagaacatttttttttttttatattatgtgattttgtgattattatttatcatattacaGTGTATAGGTAGGGTACCTACTTCTCACAGCTACTTctgataatatattgtaatgtgATGATGCTACttatttgttacttaaatctttccagcttttataatataactctGAACGGTTAAAATAACAGATAAAAACCAGTAAAAGTGTGAATTATTCACTAACAAATCTTACCGTTACCGTATCAtgcaaatgaaaataaaaatgaagtaTTAGTACTTACttacgtaggtaggtactcttGAATTTACCGTACAAATGTGATACGTGAGTCAGATACACAGTTTAACTAAGTACTTACTAAAGATTAACGAAACACATGATACAACCAAATAGGTAATTGAATCTAATGTCTCAACTCTCAACTCATGTATGTTTCTCATTTCTAGCGTCTAGATATGATATATCTTGTATACATAcgtagtataatattattagtctgtgatatAACTGACACGTTTTTTATATTCGAGATGTCCTAACAATATGTCTTCTCTCATTGATCTACACTCTACATCATAAAGcctctacaataattataatattatattcaataactTGGTTCCGGTCTTTTAGTAGTTGCCTATGCTACTATAGCATAGTATTAAGTATACCTACTATGTTTCTAGTCTCTAGATCTATTTGAATGCAACCGACTTTGATGCGGTTTTCTGATAGTGATTCCAGAGGTTGGTATGAatgattataaaatcaaagatGCATAGTTACACTCGTCGCTAGAATACATgatataacataacataaagCTAAGggtagtatattttttaaacataggcCTACACCCTCTATGGCCTACACCTAagcctattcaattttattttgacgATCTAAAACAATCAAGGCCAACATTAATTTTACGCCCTATCTCGATTTCTATGCATCAATAAGAACCTATAGacctagttatatttttataagtaggtaactaagtTAACGTACATAAGTAGttactgttattttttatattgtgagTATTTCATGAATACCTAGTTAGATATTTAGGAAAAGATAGGTGAGAGCAACATAGAGGGTAGAGTTCCACCGAAAATCGAATTtatgtcaaaaaaaaaatgacaaacttaataaaagtacaaagatatgtttatatttattttcgttaaatattatatgtaatatgaatttttagTATTCAATGCGATGAAGGAAAactagtttatttaatttgagcGCCATCTACAATCATGAAGCACAAACAAAGACAAACAGCTGCTGCCAACATACAggctacattattttattagattatgatttcgaaaatttaatgaaacaaACCTGAATatgtttttcaatataaaatttatagttattaatatttctacagaaaaaaatatttccttcataaaataaaattatgatccGTCTGGATTCTGGATTACGATTAAGGCGAGTACTTGAAAGCATGCACATTCAaatgttttcttaaaaaaaaaatagattaatatgattattaaattttatttactaatcAGGCTTGATTGAACAATTGATCTTAGATTATATAGTAGAAGTACCttcctttttctttttaattctaGATTTTCATAATCAGACCTAGCAATTACTTGAAGTAAGTGCTTAATAACAGGGATATGCACATAGTTAAAAAATCATTCAACcaccttttaaaataaaaaatatgattatatagtgacatacaaaatttataaaacaataaaatgattaaatatgaaacaatattccaacataaataaaaaataaacttattgaaacataatttattgaattaatatttcactttcataaataataatgcacATGTAAATTGGTGTTtattaaaagattaaaaacgattttatttttgaataaataaaaaagattctTCAAAATTGTGAAAATGAACTTTAATTCAGCAAGTTTTATactaaatgtataaatatgatataatCTAGATTTCGTTTTACTACCTAAATAGACATCATGTTATAAAAAGTGTACAACTAATCCTAGTAGCTGATTAAACATCTCACAGTGGCTTATATTAGTTTAGTTACATTAGATCTTATAAAGCACAttcttgtatttattatacttaaataataatagataatgaaataaaaatcaaagcATGTAGCTCACAATTGATGTTGAACTCTCAAACAACAATCACCTCAATacaattcttaaaactctactAAACTTGAAACATTTAACGAGCAaactgaataaattattattcataataagaAACAAACTTAACAATGTTGATAGCTcaaagtaataatattttaacaagaGATGACACGCTGCACGTATAAATATACATCATGGAAACGTTAAACTTCcatttaagactaaattttatatattgttattCTATGCCAATCAATGTCAAGAAAGTCAATTTGTCTAGTCATTACTGTActgatattgtaaaatttttggatGGTCAGGTTACGCCATTATCTCTTTTGAGTTTTAAAACTTACAGAGAGTGGCTGCCCGTGCAGAACGTAACCATTCAAGGCCTGTATAGCCATCGCTGCCTGGTCATAGTTCCTCATGGTCACAAACCCAAATCCTTTACTTTTGTTAGTCTGATGATCCTTAATTATCTTAACAGATACAATAGCACCATATGGACCGAATAACTGCCATAGAGTCAATTCTTCTACTTCAGgagcaatattataaatgtaaatagaCCATGTACTTGGAGAGTTATGATCACCAATAGCACCCATATGATTTATCCAATGATAAGGTTTGACAAGGGGATTCTTAGAaaaattgttgttgttgtttttatgtttattaggGTTGCTTTTATTTGCATACTTAACAGTAAGTGGATGCAGGAAGCCAGGGGGCGTGGTTCCATTTATGTTTTGGATTGCTCTCTCAGCTTCATATTGATGTTCATATAATACAAAAGCTATGCCCGACGCTATACGGGAATTGACTATTTTACCAAATTGTGCGAAAAGTCCATGCAAATCCTGCAAGGTTAGTTCGTTGGGCAGGTTACATACGTAAAGGTTCCAGTCGGCTTCCGGTTTCGTTGGAGGCTTGAGTTCAGGATTGAGCAGGGCATGAGACACTTTGAGTGTCTTATTCTGCATCAACAATCCGTTGAACGCTTTCCTAGCTTTCACAGCATCATCAGGACGAGCGTACTCGACGAAACCATACCCTCTGTTAGCTATCAATTTACAACTTTCTAATTTACCCATGGTcgaaaataatgaaaacatcATATCCTGGGTCATGACTTCGGGAATGTAATTGACGATAAGCTTTGTAGGTGATTCGTCGGGCCCATATTCGTAATTTCCATGACAATTACCGTCTTGACACGATTCCgacattttttaattgttgtcTAGGAATGACATTTCGTCTATAATGTTGCTAGACATACTATTCTCACGATTTCGTTTAGAAACGTTCTAATTTTTAAGGTTTTAATGTGGCAATATAAGAAAATACTTATGATTTATTATCTGAATAAGATTTTCTAATGTTAGTCTAccattgttataattattttaagaggCTTAGTTTGAactaaattcattttaaaaagaaataagtacctacttatttttaaagtaacttgcaattattataatattctaacttgacaaatttaatttacccTATAATTTAACGTCTATGAAAAGTtagcaatataattttatatactttcTAACGTAGCTTTCTAAGTTAAACGTTTGTTCATCAAACTGTAAGGCTTTTCAACAACTTCAACTTtccacaatatattattttatggttTAGCTATTGCAATggtttcaaataatttttaattccgGGGACTTCCGCGCGCACCGGAACATGCGGTTGAGTAGTAAATAGTTATAACGCGCGacaatttaaaactatgctTTTACTGAATTTCTTACATCTGAGATGATGAGGAAAAATAATATGCacaaaaagttaaaacttttagtTATTGGTAACTACTTACATACTTAAGTagtattaagttttttttttcgataataattattattgataaacgACTAATAAACTAACTAAttctattacaatttacaagatttatcTTTTCCGTCATAAGACATAAGCAGATGCAGGGAATAATAAATCgggaaaaatacaataaaaataatttgaatccACAAAAGCTTTATTTCATAAGagaatagttaataataatttaaacaactgATTCTTTGGGTTTTTAGGACATCATTCTAATATAACACTAGTATAAACTTTATGTATAAACACGTAggtaattatatttctattcGGTACAATTAACATTCTGATGATGGATGATGTTACGATTCAAGTTGTGCACTTTCAAcatattaaatagtaatgaTTAGTGAATTAAGTCTATTTCTGTAAATTACCtactaaacaatattatagttaatatttatgCATTATGACATTCTTGTTTTCTATTGTAACTATgcaaaatggaaaaaatggCAAGAAAAGCAGctgtaataaaatagaaatataaaattatttattgtacgttggtttaaaaataaaattgactacaaaaatattttggtaaattacatatccacagattaaaaataaacattcaaaccgtattaatttatataacaccatttcaaaataaaatataaaatatcacaatTATTGTTCTGTAAAAAAGCGTGGACAAGTCGCTTATCAAACAATCGCGTCAGAATCATCATGTGCAACACAAATCAAGTCGaattatacataacactaTATTACAACAGACAAACACTACAATATACTAAAACActcaataataaatacctcTAAAACACACAACAATAATAACTTACAACATAcattatatgttttttaaaatgaaaccaGCCATTTTGCTATGCAAATATagttaatatacaatatttgcaaaatagataaaagattatgaatattttcataatcataacaatacataattataaaatattccacattcgatgtatattaattaactttataaaaatcttatcGAATTGAACCAATTTCACTTCATTTTGATGATAAGCAGCAGACCAAAGCagacatttaaattttaaagtaaataaaataggtatctAAAATTTGTCACATTATAATACTTTAAccacttaaatatattttttatctcgtCTTTCACCGGTAACCTTATTTTTGCTACAATGCCTATAatctaaacaataaatatagtaatctgaaagaatttttacaataatattattgtcatGGTTTTAATCTTTGGTATAACGACATcaatttttactatttaatccaataataattaagtatgcgaaaatatattttctaggCTGGCATACGTGCCGAATACAAATCCGGTTATACCGAATATGATAATAGCGATATCTTTCCACATTTTCCAGTCGTATGTTCCAAGCCGGTCGGGCCAAAATGTGACAATTTCGATGATAGGTGGGAATATGAGAGCCAGCGCCGAACTGCTGAATGCACCGACGAGAGAAATGATACCGCTCAAGTTCGGTATCAACGCCGCTGCAATGACTAAAAGAAAGGAATATTCCATCATTAACTGTACACTTTCAAATTTTCCAAACGCTAATTAGTAATGCAGTGCAGACAACCGCTATTCCATTGAACCCAAACAATATCACTTCCGGGGCATATGAggtagcgcgcacgagcaactttgtctccgcaactattttgtctctcacacccatgggctagtatgaaagtgcgcgcacgtagcgacacAACTTACCATACatttgatgggagagacaaaatagttgcggagacaaagttgctcgtgcgcgctggctctaaaACAAATATCAACTTTAAACGTTTTAACTTTACACTGTAGTTTTCGAACGGTTATCGATTTCGTACTTCCCAAACAAACAATGACCTCAaacattgatataatttttatggatTAGTGTTTCTTTTTCATAGTTTTACCGTCAGCAATTAGTATTAATTGATTGCGgttgtttttatacaataaagcAATATGTCCATTAGCAATGATTCATTAGCACATTTGTTCgataatattgatatatcATTACTAGGCGGGCTCTTTCCGCGCATGGAATGTTATCACAGAGTAAATTTCCTAAATAAAAGGGTCAATAACAGTCTTCTAATTTACCTAGTTTAGTATTTTACTTTCACGttaatagtttaattttttaaccatATGTAC contains:
- the LOC123693816 gene encoding ELAV-like protein 2, whose protein sequence is MSESCQDGNCHGNYEYGPDESPTKLIVNYIPEVMTQDMMFSLFSTMGKLESCKLIANRGYGFVEYARPDDAVKARKAFNGLLMQNKTLKVSHALLNPELKPPTKPEADWNLYVCNLPNELTLQDLHGLFAQFGKIVNSRIASGIAFVLYEHQYEAERAIQNINGTTPPGFLHPLTVKYANKSNPNKHKNNNNNFSKNPLVKPYHWINHMGAIGDHNSPSTWSIYIYNIAPEVEELTLWQLFGPYGAIVSVKIIKDHQTNKSKGFGFVTMRNYDQAAMAIQALNGYVLHGQPLSVSFKTQKR